DNA sequence from the Pedobacter sp. W3I1 genome:
CACAACTTTATCAAAAACCTCGGTATCGTTTAATAATAAGGTTAACAGGTTAAGCTTGGTTCTGAAATTAGGCACCAGATAAAGCATCTGCTGATAAACTTCCGCTTGTTTTTCGCCAATTTCATCTACCTCAATAGTTGTAGTAGAATCTTTCATGAAAGGCGAAATCATTAGATTCAATTTCTCGTGCATTACTTCAGTAAACACCACATGCTGAGATTTATATGCACTGTTGGCCAATTCTACTACTGGCAACTGTAAACCTTTTTTAACAATAAGCTCTGCATTATCTACAATAAACAATTGAATCTTATTGGTATTTAAGGCTAATTTTAAATATAAAGCACGTGCCCGATCGGGTACCGCAACGATAATATCAACACCATCGGTTATTTCGTTCATCTGTGTATCAACAGCACCTCGGCTATCAATCCCCAAAATTCTGAAAGAATTGTTACGGTTCAATAATTTAAATTGTTCCAAAACATGGTCTACGTGTTCTGCATCAGGCACTAAGATTAAGGCCCTTGGTGCTTCCTCAAAAGCGTACTTCAACTTCATTAAAGTAGCTAAAACATAAGTTGTTGTTTTTCCCGAACCCTCCGGTCCCACCGCTATAACATCTTGTCCACCTAAAATGCGCGACATTGTTCTGGTTTGGATTTCTTTTGGTGTTAAAAATCCTGCATCAGTCATGGCCGCTACAAGTGGTTTGCTAAGTTTTAATTTATCTAAAGACACAATTACTATTTTAATATTTGAACTGCAAATATCCTTAAAATAATTAGCTTTTCTGAAATTGAATTTAAAGGCTTGTAAATGGATGTGGTAAGTTCCTGACAGCTGTAGTCATTCCACCACTTTATCCTAAGAAAATCAGGTTCATTTCTTTTAGGATTATTTGTTTACGTTTGAATTTTTGCTAAAAAGCGATGCAGTAAAAAAATTATTTTACTGAAAATGAATTAGTTGAAATATTTATCA
Encoded proteins:
- a CDS encoding DEAD/DEAH box helicase translates to MSLDKLKLSKPLVAAMTDAGFLTPKEIQTRTMSRILGGQDVIAVGPEGSGKTTTYVLATLMKLKYAFEEAPRALILVPDAEHVDHVLEQFKLLNRNNSFRILGIDSRGAVDTQMNEITDGVDIIVAVPDRARALYLKLALNTNKIQLFIVDNAELIVKKGLQLPVVELANSAYKSQHVVFTEVMHEKLNLMISPFMKDSTTTIEVDEIGEKQAEVYQQMLYLVPNFRTKLNLLTLLLNDTEVFDKVVVFVNTRLTAQTVYKNFNQHKEGEISIYRSLFFDDKGYDDIEDFKDNPEARVLIVANENLGELNIEGIPFILHFELPEQKEILIQRIVKHGNEDVVAITFSTDIELIEVKKIEQAIGQKLEVMELPEDLKVVDAAAKPKKKKVAEEDETSERGAAFHEKKASNLKNYNYSAGTKAKMTYKNKKGLS